The following are encoded together in the Novipirellula galeiformis genome:
- a CDS encoding ThuA domain-containing protein, which yields MRQRLTALAVFTLGVALLSAQHSFAEDGPLVYQGDSGIGSGKHLVFLAGDHEYRSEEALPALARILAKRHGFKCTVLFNLDPKTGFILPGNSHMPHTEVIDSADLLVFGLRFQNFPAPQMQPIVDYLKRGGPVVGVRTSTHAFKIPTDSPFAKYDFQYKGAEMKGGFGRQVLGETWAGHYGKNHVMSTRLEIVPENADHPILRGVKDLWVQAGGYWTDPEANCVVLANAQPLQGMAHDSPPAKDKQPCPGAWVRTYQSESGTAGRVFTTTYCASEDILNDGFRRLMINGCLWALGSEDNITDDLNVEFVGPYDPSTFSFEGHRKNVKPLDLSGWDSPIMPRREDATEDK from the coding sequence ATGCGACAACGATTAACGGCTTTGGCGGTGTTCACCCTAGGCGTGGCTCTTCTCTCGGCTCAGCACAGCTTTGCCGAAGATGGGCCTTTGGTTTACCAAGGTGACAGCGGGATCGGCTCAGGCAAGCATCTCGTTTTTTTAGCGGGGGATCATGAATACCGCAGCGAGGAAGCCTTGCCCGCTCTGGCACGAATCCTGGCCAAACGCCACGGTTTCAAATGCACGGTCCTATTTAATCTCGATCCGAAAACGGGATTCATCTTGCCGGGCAACAGTCACATGCCGCATACCGAGGTGATCGACTCCGCCGATCTGTTGGTTTTCGGGTTACGCTTCCAAAACTTTCCCGCTCCGCAAATGCAACCGATCGTCGATTACCTGAAACGTGGCGGTCCGGTGGTAGGAGTACGAACCAGTACACATGCGTTCAAGATCCCCACGGACTCGCCGTTTGCAAAGTACGATTTCCAGTACAAGGGCGCTGAGATGAAGGGGGGCTTTGGTCGGCAAGTGCTTGGGGAGACTTGGGCCGGTCACTACGGCAAGAATCATGTGATGAGTACGCGTTTGGAAATCGTTCCTGAAAACGCCGACCACCCCATCCTACGTGGGGTCAAAGATCTTTGGGTGCAAGCCGGTGGCTACTGGACCGATCCCGAGGCGAACTGCGTTGTGCTGGCTAACGCCCAACCCCTACAAGGAATGGCTCACGATTCTCCCCCTGCGAAAGACAAACAACCTTGCCCGGGCGCCTGGGTGCGCACCTACCAAAGTGAAAGCGGAACCGCAGGACGTGTCTTCACCACCACCTACTGTGCTTCCGAAGATATCCTTAACGATGGATTTCGCCGGTTGATGATCAATGGATGTTTGTGGGCATTGGGCAGTGAAGACAATATCACCGACGACTTGAATGTCGAGTTTGTGGGGCCCTACGATCCTTCGACGTTTAGCTTTGAAGGGCATCGTAAAAACGTCAAACCGCTCGACCTTTCTGGCTGGGATTCCCCCATCATGCCACGCCGAGAGGACGCCACCGAGGACAAGTAG
- a CDS encoding DinB family protein: MNGKDAIRSAMKLSDMVFRSYMSDLDDAEMMRRPCEGCNHIAWQTGHLIAAEVSILNSIAPGAGAELPAKFAEAHSKETIASDDASAFLSREEYLALWDNVRAATLQTLEAISEEQLNAESPEHFRSFCPTVGDVFLLIGTHPMMHAGQLVPVRRQLGKPVLF, encoded by the coding sequence ATGAACGGAAAAGACGCGATTCGTTCGGCCATGAAGCTTAGTGACATGGTATTCCGCAGTTACATGAGCGATCTAGACGACGCCGAGATGATGCGGCGTCCCTGTGAAGGGTGCAACCACATCGCTTGGCAAACCGGGCATTTGATTGCTGCGGAAGTCTCGATTCTCAACAGCATTGCACCGGGCGCGGGGGCTGAATTACCCGCGAAGTTCGCAGAAGCCCATTCGAAAGAGACCATCGCTTCGGACGACGCATCCGCGTTCCTCAGCCGTGAAGAATATTTGGCGTTATGGGACAACGTGCGGGCCGCGACGCTGCAGACTCTCGAAGCGATCAGCGAGGAGCAGTTGAATGCCGAATCGCCCGAGCATTTCCGTTCGTTCTGTCCCACCGTTGGCGATGTCTTTCTCTTGATTGGTACGCATCCAATGATGCATGCCGGGCAACTGGTACCCGTTCGCCGCCAGCTGGGAAAACCGGTACTGTTCTAG
- a CDS encoding BNR-4 repeat-containing protein, producing MNLSLRIATLLLAAFAGAGLQAEEAAPQGAQTANGYKGIWFTLGQFYGKGEGDNVYAKSSPTPTFPYGDKYSGGLGTYTAKHTPLAIYSSEVDKTFFVYGGTTGPQERHLLCMVSYYDHKTNQVPRPVVVHDKNGVDDPHDNPSLALDQKGHLWIFISGRGQKRPGFKYRSVKPYSIDAFEQVSVEEMTYPQPHYMHESAANQRGFLHLFTKYTGVRELYFERSEDGVTWTEDAKLAGVREAGHSRGGHYQTSASVEGKTGTFLNRHPNGNVDRRTDLYYVQTKDMGRTWTTVEGTKLAVPLVDVDSPARVVDYASQGLNVYLKDMGFDDRGNPVLLYVTSPGHEPGPPNDPRHFRLTRWDGNAWKTTTICTTDHNYDMGSLYLDRNIWTVRIPSQPGPQPHHGGGEMVAWTSRDQGATWSIEQTITHDSPRNHNYARRPLHAKDPFYVFWADGDPTKLSESHLYFANAKGDQVWRLPYEMNEALATPERVDQ from the coding sequence ATGAATTTGTCTCTCCGTATTGCCACATTGCTTTTAGCCGCATTTGCCGGAGCCGGGTTACAGGCCGAGGAAGCGGCGCCGCAGGGCGCACAAACCGCCAATGGCTACAAAGGCATCTGGTTTACGCTGGGGCAATTTTATGGCAAAGGCGAGGGGGATAATGTCTACGCAAAATCATCGCCCACGCCAACGTTCCCATACGGGGACAAGTACTCCGGCGGCTTGGGAACCTATACAGCCAAGCATACGCCGTTGGCCATCTACAGCAGCGAGGTCGACAAGACATTCTTTGTCTATGGCGGAACGACCGGCCCCCAAGAACGTCATCTGTTGTGCATGGTGTCGTACTACGATCACAAGACAAATCAAGTCCCGCGGCCCGTCGTCGTGCACGACAAAAACGGCGTTGATGATCCACACGACAATCCGAGCCTTGCGCTCGACCAAAAGGGACACCTCTGGATTTTCATCAGTGGGCGCGGACAGAAACGACCAGGCTTCAAGTATCGTAGTGTGAAGCCCTACAGCATTGATGCCTTTGAGCAGGTCTCCGTCGAAGAGATGACTTATCCGCAGCCGCATTACATGCACGAGTCGGCGGCGAACCAACGAGGGTTTCTGCATCTGTTCACCAAATACACCGGCGTTCGTGAGTTGTACTTTGAGCGTAGCGAGGATGGAGTGACTTGGACGGAGGACGCAAAGTTGGCGGGAGTTCGAGAAGCGGGACATTCACGAGGCGGTCACTACCAAACCAGCGCGAGTGTGGAAGGCAAAACAGGAACCTTTCTTAATCGCCACCCCAACGGGAACGTAGATCGACGGACGGATCTCTATTACGTCCAAACCAAAGACATGGGCCGAACTTGGACGACCGTTGAGGGAACAAAGTTGGCGGTTCCGTTAGTCGATGTCGACAGCCCGGCGCGAGTGGTCGACTATGCCTCCCAAGGCTTGAACGTCTACTTGAAAGACATGGGATTTGATGACCGGGGAAATCCCGTGCTGTTGTACGTCACCAGCCCGGGACACGAACCGGGGCCGCCAAACGATCCTCGTCATTTTCGGCTCACTCGCTGGGATGGAAATGCATGGAAAACGACGACGATTTGCACGACCGATCACAACTACGACATGGGAAGCCTCTATCTCGATAGGAACATTTGGACGGTGCGGATCCCCTCACAACCAGGCCCTCAGCCACATCATGGCGGTGGCGAAATGGTCGCGTGGACGAGCCGTGATCAGGGCGCCACGTGGTCGATTGAGCAAACCATCACCCACGATAGCCCACGCAATCACAACTATGCCCGCCGTCCGCTTCACGCCAAAGATCCTTTCTACGTCTTCTGGGCGGATGGCGATCCGACGAAGCTAAGCGAAAGCCATTTGTATTTCGCCAACGCCAAAGGCGACCAGGTTTGGCGTTTGCCCTACGAGATGAACGAGGCCCTAGCCACCCCCGAGCGCGTCGATCAGTGA